Proteins encoded within one genomic window of Thermoleophilaceae bacterium:
- a CDS encoding DEAD/DEAH box helicase translates to MPQKTFAELGVSSAAAGALAERGITVPFAIQKLVVPDVLAGRDVLAKSPTGSGKTLAFGVPIADTVRAEDPRPSALVLAPTRELASQIVDELRTVMHARALSIAPVYGGVGIERQAKLARKAHVVVATPGRLLDLMDRRALDLGRVRILVLDEADRMLDMGFRPAVDRIVSATPRERQTLFFSATLDGEVGRIAKAYTHNPVAREHSPAAERRADVEHRFMRVEHAAKVDALVQELRGRDGGLALVFVRTKRGADRLVKRLGAHDVRAVAMHGNKTQSQREKALARFESGHVDTLVATDVAARGIDVTGITHVINFDAPDDRDAYVHRVGRTGRAGRTGIGITFVLHEQARDVGRIAGALRLHTEWERAGFQADRAGQHRNGSGAQGNTGGGQRKRSRRRPHSHAR, encoded by the coding sequence ATGCCTCAGAAGACCTTCGCCGAGCTCGGCGTGTCGAGCGCCGCAGCCGGCGCCCTCGCCGAGCGCGGCATCACCGTTCCCTTCGCCATCCAGAAGCTCGTCGTGCCCGACGTGCTCGCCGGCCGCGACGTGCTCGCCAAGTCCCCCACCGGCTCGGGCAAGACGCTGGCGTTCGGCGTGCCCATCGCCGACACCGTCCGGGCCGAGGACCCGCGCCCGTCGGCGCTCGTGCTCGCCCCCACCCGTGAGCTGGCCAGCCAGATCGTCGACGAGCTGCGCACCGTGATGCACGCCCGCGCGCTGTCCATCGCGCCGGTCTACGGCGGCGTGGGCATCGAGCGCCAGGCCAAGCTCGCCCGCAAGGCGCACGTCGTGGTGGCCACGCCCGGCCGCCTGCTCGACCTGATGGACCGCCGCGCGCTCGACCTCGGGCGCGTGCGCATCCTCGTGCTCGACGAGGCCGACCGCATGCTCGACATGGGCTTCCGGCCGGCGGTGGACCGCATCGTGTCCGCCACGCCGCGCGAGCGCCAGACGCTGTTCTTCTCCGCCACGCTCGACGGCGAGGTGGGCCGGATCGCCAAGGCCTACACCCACAACCCGGTGGCCCGCGAGCATTCGCCCGCGGCCGAGCGGCGCGCCGACGTGGAGCACCGCTTCATGCGCGTGGAGCACGCGGCCAAGGTCGACGCGCTCGTGCAGGAGCTGCGCGGCCGAGATGGCGGGCTGGCGCTGGTCTTCGTCCGCACCAAGCGCGGCGCCGACCGCCTCGTCAAGCGCCTCGGCGCCCACGACGTGCGCGCGGTGGCCATGCACGGCAACAAGACGCAGTCGCAGCGGGAGAAGGCGCTCGCGCGCTTCGAGTCCGGCCACGTCGACACGCTGGTGGCCACGGACGTCGCGGCCCGCGGCATCGACGTCACGGGCATCACTCACGTGATCAACTTCGACGCGCCCGACGACCGCGACGCCTACGTGCACCGCGTGGGCCGCACCGGCCGCGCCGGCCGCACGGGGATCGGCATCACCTTCGTCCTGCATGAGCAGGCGCGCGACGTGGGCAGGATCGCCGGCGCCCTGCGCCTGCACACCGAGTGGGAGCGAGCCGGCTTCCAGGCCGACCGCGCCGGGCAGCACCGCAACGGGAGCGGCGCGCAGGGCAACACCGGCGGCGGGCAGCGCAAGCGGTCCCGTCGCCGCCCGCACTCGCACGCGCGCTAG